In the Angustibacter sp. Root456 genome, GTTCTTGGCCTTGCCCGCGAGTTGATCGCGCTTACCTTCGGCCTGAAGCTCTTCGTCGCCGCTCAGGACGCCAGCGGCTTCCTCGACTCGTCCCTTGGCTTTGTCGGACTTGCCACTCATGCGAATCGCTCTCCTCGATGTG is a window encoding:
- a CDS encoding CsbD family protein gives rise to the protein MSGKSDKAKGRVEEAAGVLSGDEELQAEGKRDQLAGKAKNKTAQAEQKVEHGIDKAKEAIKSARDKTKEALHRK